Sequence from the Molothrus aeneus isolate 106 chromosome 15, BPBGC_Maene_1.0, whole genome shotgun sequence genome:
CAGCATTGCCGAGCGCTGACACAACGCTTGCTCGGCACACGCAGGCGCCCGGGGCTGCCACCGGCCCTGCCACAACAGGGCTGAAGGTGCTGggtgcaggctgcagctggctctgcACCCCAAAAAATGCTGGTGGCCAAAGGCCGGGTGCTGCCATACACCTGAGCACAGGCGGGTGGGTGCAGGGCTCCTCCGGCAGGTGCTGAGGTGACAAACGGGACAATCTGTGCTCAGAtgccagcccaggggacagcaaagcctctggagctgtgctgggctgtcctTGGGGGTGTTAATGTGAGATGGGGCaagagagcagccaggctggtccctgctgcatcccaggagGAGGGGGACAGCGTGAGCTGGAGGTGCAGAGACCTTTACCCAGTTATGAGGTTTCCCAGAGGCACAGCTCATGGATGGGAAAAGGAGGTGGAAATTTCCCTCTGCCCTACAAAGCTCAAGGGCCTTCAGATCCCAGGGGATGCACagtgaggcaggaggaggagggaaacatcccaaggagcagggcagagcccggGAGCGTGGGGAACAGCGGCGGCATCCGCCTgcggctggggctgcaggggaggagaCGGGGAGGGAcgcagggagggatggagaggaggaggagggagggagggatggaaaggaggaggagggagggagggcgggatggagggagggatgaagaggcggagggatgcagggaggggtggagaggaggagggatgcagggaggggtggggaggaggagggatgcagggagggatggagggaagggtggagaggaggaggagggatggagggagggatggagggcgggatgaagaggaggagggatgcagggagggatggagaggaggaggaggaggaatgcaCGGAGGGATGGAGGGCGGGGTAGAGAACAGGAGGGATGCAcggagggatgcagggagggatggagggcgGAGGGATGCAcggagggatgcagggagggatggagggcgGAGGGATGCAcggagggatggagaggaggaggaggaggaggaggagggatgcAGATGGGCAGGACTGGGAGCGGTTGGGTGGTGGACAGCACCATCGCGCGGCTCTTGAGCGCACGGACAGCGACAGAGCAGGGGGGTGCAATGCCAGCCCTTGTCCTCTGGACGGGGAATGACAGCCAGCgcccccgtgcctcagtttcccccacTGCAGCACCCTGCAAAGCGGTGCCTggcccagcacacccagccctCGCAGCCCCACGgccagctgtgggcacagctgctgcgTCCCCACGgcgggagctgcaggacagcacaaggggaagggtttggggacagacagaccaggggtgcagggagggatgggtaccatcatcccagtgctgggcagaagggcctgggggctcctggggacagcagagctgctgctgggggtggcTCACGGAGGACAGCGGGCCCTCAGCCCCGGGTTACCCGCTCACCTTGCTGCCAGCACGGGGCACAGCCACGCCTGCTCCTcttgctgccagcccctgctctgccagcccagcagccgTGTCCCTCCGGCCTGTCGGGGCTGTGACCATGCCGGTGACACCGAGAGAGCCCAAACGGCCTCCCCAGAGCACGTTATTGCCAGGAAAGCCCCTCGGGGCCGCCGGCTCCAGAGGGGACTCAGCGCTGACCGCAGTCACCGCGGGCCGCAGAGCCAGCGCCCGGGGCGGTGACGGgcggcccagccccagcccacgctggccccctgccctggctgctccgAGGCTCCCTGGCACCTTGGGGAGCGGACACACctctggcagggcacagccgggggctGGGGCTTTCCCTTTTTAGCTGCGCGGCTCgcagggagcaggcacagcGCAGGAGGGCTCCGGCTCCCCTCGGCGGCCATGGAGCGGGCTCCAAACCTGGTAGGTGCCTCCCCGGCAGCCCGGGGCTTGCTCCTCGCTTTCCGTCTCTCACAGAATGATTTGCATGCTTGCTCACCTGGGGTTGTTTGCTTTGGgcctgccagggccatccccCCGTGcccagcagggtgaggatgCAGCAGCCACGGCCGGACAGACAGACGGCCGGACAGCGCGGCTCCGGGCACTGAGCCTCCCTGCCCCGGGGCACTGCACACCCACGGGCAGGGTGTGGGGCAGCCCGGGCCACTGCTGGGACACGAATAGCAGCGAGCAGCACTACAGAAAGCAACTTTGttccctgctgggcagcctgcCGGGCGGGTGGCAGCACACGGCGGCGAGgctggagggagaagggaaggaaaaaagcatctGTTCTCTCTCACCGTCCTCAGagcacagagggagggagaggagggctTGGATAAAGATCTCATTATTGACTGTGTCATCTCTGTAAGGCTCCTTTTAAACCAGAGGCTGCCCAGGTACAGCCTGGGCTGGGTCACTCCCCATGCAGCTGCctcagggtgggcagggaggggacagggcacagctcgggcaggacaggcaggggcACTTTGGGGAACACAAACTGCAAGCAGGGTGAGGGGCAGCCACACACATCAGCTCATCATGAGTGTGCCCACCATCCCTGCAAACTGCCCTCAGGTGTTTCTCACCTgcaggccagcactgcctttggGCATTGAATGTGCCACCTCAAAGCCAACGTGGTCCCGCCATCACCTGGTGACccctgggaggagggagagctcCCCCTCCATGCCAGTCCTGCAGCCCAAGCAGCCTctcaccatcctcatcctccttcttcctcagcttctcctctgcATCTTCACCTTCGCCATGGTCCCGGTTCCCGAAGCCAAGGACCAgagcaaggcagccaagggcaggagaaggggcctggcacgggcacccacagccccccccGGGCTGGCCTGGGCCCCGGATGACCCCTACAGCAGCATGGCAGAGTACGAGCACAGCATCCAGGACATGGTGCGCCAGCTGAGGAACGGCTCCGAGCCGGGGGACACCAAGTGCCAGGTGAACCTGAGGCTCTGGAGGTCCAACCGCAGGAGCCTGTCCCCCTGGGCCTACAGGTGAGCTCGGGGACAGGCAAGGGGCTCGgagccagcacaggggctgtggaggcTGCTGGAGGCTGTGATGCAGAACCCATTTCACCCCATCACCACCTCCCCAGCCTTGCCCCGTTTCCCTCTCCTCCAGGATAAACCACGATGCCACGCGGATCCCAGCAGACATCCCCGAGGCCCGGTGCCTGTGCAGTGGCTGCATCAACCCCTTCACCCTGCAGGAGGACCGCAGCATGGCCAGCATCCCCATCTTCAGCCGCCTGCCCGTGCGCCGCCGGCTCTGCCCGGGCCAGCTGGGCCACGGGCCCTCGGGCAAGAAGTGCCACAAGAAGTACCAGATGGTGATGGAGACCATTGCTGTGGGCTGCACCTGCATCTTCTGAGGCTGCAAAGCTcacaccctgcagctcccccggTGCTGGCCATTCTAAGCAGCTTGCTCTTGCTTCCCCAGCTTGCCCAGCCCTTTGGGAGAGGCCAcctggctgggcagcagggtgaggggaggGCCCTGTGCAAGAACTCCTCAAAATCCCCCTGCAGACTCCgtcagcctcagccccagcagctgctctggggacacccagtGCAGAGGCACCCCTGGGAGTcacccagagcagaggcagccctTGGATcaggatcgggatcgggatcaggatcgggatcaggatcaggatcgggatcaggatcaggatcaggccTCCTCCCTTCCTAAAGTCCCCATTTCCCTTTGTTTGCTCCGTCGCTGCAACAGCTTCTGGCAACACCCAGCCCTCCCATCctccccagtccttcccagtccttcccagccctcccacaggttcctctgtgccaggctgggtaGCCCAAGGAGTGGGGCAAGCTGCTGGTGCTTTGGGCAGCTTCTGAGGTCTCAATAAAGTGCATTGCTGGCTCTGGtctgagctgcccctgccttGGCCCCTCAATGCTGCccctctgtcctgcccagcTTCTCCCACTGAGGCTCTTCTGCCCCCCAAACACACCCCCAgaagcccagagcacctggcaggagctgtgagagcccttcctgcatccctggggcACAGGAGGCAGGGTTGGGCTCCAGGCATGGAAGAGGCCCTGGGATCTCCAGCCTTACCTGTGAGGCTCCCAAGGGCAAAgccaggaaggcaggagagacTGGTGGGAGCTGGGAAGCTCGGGGGGACCCATCTGCTGCCAATGCCAGCCAGCCTCACCCCTGAAAGCCCCCCAATATCCCTCCCAAACACTGTGAGCCTTTCTCAGGAGAAGGCACAGGCTCCtttccagcagagcctggggtgagggaacagggaaactgaggcacacagcacagacacagcaacaCTGGGCAGGAACTGTATTCCTGAAGGCCTTCAAGTCATTGGGACACAacctgtcccttgtcccccagccccccctGGCCTCCCCAAGGCAATAAATACTCCCCAAACTACCGCACACCCCAAAGCTCCTGGCCCACCACCCCTCAGGGGCGTCACAGCTCCGTCTTCACCTTGTGCATCAAGTCCTTCTGGTCGATCTTGTCCAGCTGCTGATGCCAGCGGTTGTAGGCCAGCAGGGCCACGTTTTTGGCCGCCACTGCCGTCATCTCCATGGAGCTGGCCACCCACTCCACGCCGCTGAGGTAGAAGAGGCTCTCGTGGAGCACGACGGGCGGCAGCGCCTTGGCGGCGTCGTAGCGCGGGTACGTCGGCCACTCGGCCACCTGCACCGAGTAGTAGGACCTGAAGAGGGTCTTCAGCTGGGGCTTGTCCAGCGGCCGCGGGGACAGCACGCGCCACACGGCCGCCTCCTGCGGCTGCTTGCGCCGGAACGCCGCCGAGATGTTGACGGGGCAGATGTTGTCCATGGCGTGGAAGAAGAGCTCGGGGGTGTCGGTGGTGAGGATGCTGGTGAAAGGGAACAGCTTGGGGTCGGGGAAGCCGAAGTAGGAGGAGTTGAGGTAGCCGTGCACCACGGAGGTGACGGAGGGCTGGAAGGCGCCGGGCAGGTCGGCGATGGGGGGGTCGAAGTTGTCGAAGGTGAAgttgctcctgctgggctgcagcggAGTCGTCACCACCACCAGGTCGTAGaaagcagagccctggcccTCGGTGCTCTCGTAGTGGACCTGGTACAGGGCTCTCCCCTCTGAAGAGAGACAGGGGACAgtcaggagcagccctgaggtCCGGGTGGTGCTGCCCTCACCCTCTTTTTTTCCAGCCTGACCTCCATCCCCTGGTTTTCCAGCACACACCAGTGCTGGACCACAGCACCCGATGGTTATGGATGAGTTGCTGATCCCTTAGGGTGGCAGAAAGGTTTCATTAAGACATAAAATGTTTCCAGAGAGGCCCAGCCTAGTGGGGGCAAAGAGGACTGGGGGAACACAGCCCACATCCCAGGCCCCagatatttttctgctgtggtGGAATGGGGAGCGAGCCTGCAACAAGGATGGTGCCACAGGAGAACCTGATGGACctcaggaggaagggagggcaACCTCAGGGCTGAGGTTGGAGCTGCAGGGTCCCCACTGGATCAAAGGGAGAAGGACAGACCCTCAGGGCCTCTCCCAAATGCCTCACCAGAATCAGAATTCCCTCCAGCCACAGCACTCCCATGCTGCCACCACCAAGCTCCCACCCTGGTGCCCGCAGAGCCACACCCGTGCCCAGGCTCACCcgagctgtgcagggagatgcCTGTCACCCTGGCTGAGATGACATTGGCTTTGGTCAGCTTCAGCAGACCTGAACACACCAGCTTATTCCCTCCTTCCACCGCccaggtgctgccctgggctcccgCCAGCGACATGGCCCCTGCAGAGAGGAAGACGAGGGTGGCTCCACAGCCTGGCCgcagaggggacactgaggagaCTCACACAGCAAGAGGAGGTGGCTTTACCTGCGAAGGCGGGCACCAGCACGGACTGGCCGTAGCTGGAGCGCAGGACGGCGGCAATGACATCGTCCACGAAGCGCTGGGTGACACCGACCTCCAGCAGGGACTCGGCCACCGAGCGCTGGGTCATGTTCACAAAGGCCTCCCCGCCCAGCGAgcgcagcagctcctccaggctggagaaggcGTAGCCGTGTGCCTGGTACTTGTAGATCCTGGAGGCGACAGGAGCAGGGGGCACCTGGTgatgccccagccccagggaaacccccccagccccacgggCTGTCCTACCTCATGAACTTCTCCATCACCTCCTCCACCCACATCTGCAGGCGCAGGAAGCTGATGCCATAGTGCCACCAGAGGCGGAAGAGGTTGAGCAGGTACCAGTCGGTCTCCTCCAGGACGAAGTGCTCCCCGCTGAAGATGGCGCTTTTCCCGGCCACCTCGCGTCGGTGCTTGAGGCCTgcgggagcacagggagcacggGGCTGGGTCCCACCCTGGGACAGGCCAGCACTGGACACGTCCCGGCAGGGATAGGGGCAAGGATGCTCTTGGAGGAGCATCAGGAATGAGAGACCCCAAGGCACAGGTTCCCAGCCACATCGCGTTGGGGCATctcatggagctgctgctgccgaCCGGGACAGACTGGCAGGAGTTTGTGAAGAACCACCCAACACTAATGCCACCAGACCCCCGGATGGTGACCACCCTGTCCCCTTCTCTCTCCAGGGCACAACAGGAGAGACAGCAAGGAGATCACCACATTCCTTGTGTGCCAAGGGGGACTGGCCtaaaccctccccaccaccccaaGCACAGAGCCCGGGTGTGTCCAAACCCCCCAGCTCAGCGAGGGAGGCCATACAAGCGCCGGGACGCCCAGTCTCACCCAAGATCTTGACGAAGTCCTGCATGTGGAGGCTGAGGGCATGGATGGAGGCTCCGCGGCTCTCATACTGCTGCTTGTTGACGGTGACGGTGGCCAGGCGCCCTCCCACGCCCGCCGCCTCGTACACGTCCAGCTGCACCTGCGGCCcgaagtgctgctgcaggaagtaCGCGGAGGCCGAGCCCCCCAGCCCGGCGCCCACCACGGCTGCGGGCGAGAGCGGCCAGAGGCCGGGTCAGCAGCGCCCCGGGGCCAAGGGGGTCCCGCCGCTCCCCGGGCCGCGGCGAGGAAACACCAGCGGGGATGGGGATGCGCGGGGATGCGCGGGGATGCGCGGGGATGCGcggggatggggatgcaggCTGCGGAGCGCAGGAGGGGTGCGGAACGCTCGGTGccggccccggcggggcggggaggcGGCCCGGTGCTGCCGGTGCTCCCGGATGCCCACCCCCACCCCGGGCATCCCCGCGTGTACCGATGGAgcgcggcgcggcgcgggcggcgggcgcggccggGAGCGCGACCAGGAGCGCGGCCAGGGccggcagcagcggcagcggcagcggcagcggcagcgcggcgggcggcggggccatGGCGCGGAgagcggggccggcagcgcccgccccggcccgcccctCCCGCAGGCTcggcccccgcgccccccgcgcccgccccgccccgagCCCGGCACGGCCCGGGAGGCGGCACCGGCCCCGGCAccgcggggacacggggacagtgacaccctgcgacagccccgggcagcatcccCCTGCCCTCCGCTCCTCACAAGCGTCCCGCTGCGAGGGGCCAGCCTGAGCCTGAGATTTTCCATGAGCTCCATGTGCTCCGGGTAATGCTCACAGAGCTTGGGTCCCGGTGCTGCCTGGGCACGCTTTCCATCAGCTCCATGTGCTCCGGGTGATGCTCACAGAGCTTGGGCCCCGGTGCTGCCTGGGCACGCTTTCCATCAGCTCCATGTGCTCCGGGTGATGCTCACAGAGCTTGGGCCCCGGTGCTGCCTGAGCAGGTTTTCCATCAGCTCCATGTGCTCCGGGTGATGCTCACACAGCTCGGgtcctggcagagcagagcaggctgggtCCTGCCCGCCtcatgcagcagcaaaggcgTTTCCAGCTTTTGCTCGGACTTTCTGCCCTAGGCAAAACAAGATGCCTGAcagagagcggtttgtgccaaggGCATCCCACGGGAGCCCGCTGCTCCTCGGATTACAAAGGATAGCAAAGGCTGAGCAAAAACTCTCGAACAGGTTGGACATGTAAT
This genomic interval carries:
- the IL17B gene encoding interleukin-17B; translation: MERAPNLLLLCIFTFAMVPVPEAKDQSKAAKGRRRGLARAPTAPPGLAWAPDDPYSSMAEYEHSIQDMVRQLRNGSEPGDTKCQVNLRLWRSNRRSLSPWAYRINHDATRIPADIPEARCLCSGCINPFTLQEDRSMASIPIFSRLPVRRRLCPGQLGHGPSGKKCHKKYQMVMETIAVGCTCIF
- the PCYOX1L gene encoding prenylcysteine oxidase-like; translation: MAPPPAALPLPLPLPLLPALAALLVALPAAPAARAAPRSIAVVGAGLGGSASAYFLQQHFGPQVQLDVYEAAGVGGRLATVTVNKQQYESRGASIHALSLHMQDFVKILGLKHRREVAGKSAIFSGEHFVLEETDWYLLNLFRLWWHYGISFLRLQMWVEEVMEKFMRIYKYQAHGYAFSSLEELLRSLGGEAFVNMTQRSVAESLLEVGVTQRFVDDVIAAVLRSSYGQSVLVPAFAGAMSLAGAQGSTWAVEGGNKLVCSGLLKLTKANVISARVTGISLHSSEGRALYQVHYESTEGQGSAFYDLVVVTTPLQPSRSNFTFDNFDPPIADLPGAFQPSVTSVVHGYLNSSYFGFPDPKLFPFTSILTTDTPELFFHAMDNICPVNISAAFRRKQPQEAAVWRVLSPRPLDKPQLKTLFRSYYSVQVAEWPTYPRYDAAKALPPVVLHESLFYLSGVEWVASSMEMTAVAAKNVALLAYNRWHQQLDKIDQKDLMHKVKTEL